The candidate division KSB1 bacterium region GATTCACCGACGGATCCTGCACCGCACCGAGGGTTACGCCCCCTGCGAGGGCCTCGGCGGTGACCACACGATTAGTGGCGGCGGTGATGATCGCCCAATTGCGAATATCCAGCGCCCAGCCGCCCGCGATGTCGAACTGCCCGGAGGAATTGTACGGCGGCCAGTTCCAGTTGATGAAATCGGGATCACCAAAATCGCCGTCCGCATTGATCCACGCGCCGTCTTCAACATGCACCAGATCGCTCCCGGCGAGCGGGTGATCGGCGAGAAATTCGGGAACGGTGGTGGGCTCATAGCCCGCGCTCACGGCCTGACTGGTCAATGACGGCACGCTCTCCATATAATAGGAGTAACCGCCGCCGAACGCATTGTCGCCGTCATGTCCCAGAGTCACGAGCATCGGGTGCGCGGGGTCATTCTGCGAGGCGATTGCATTGATATCGCCGACACCATAGGACTGATAACCGTCCATCCAGCTCATCGCCATGGCGACGGGTACGACAATCACTTGCGCCGCCACTCCGGTGGCGGGGTTGATATGCTGTGCGCGATGCGGCTGGAACCCAAAGGGCACCGCATCCGTGGGCGTGCAGCCGCGACTGATCGTCAATGAAAACCAATTCGACGACGCCGGATTGACCTGATCGGCAGGATTGGGTGGATTGCAATTCTCGCCGCCGGTCCCGTACACCATCGGGAAATTGGAACACGCTCGCGACAGGTGGTTGGATGGGACAAAGCACCAGCTGAGCCCGCACTCCGCGAGCACAGGAATGATCCGCTCACTGAAGGCCAGTTCCGGCGGGAAGAAGCCCGTGGATGGCGCCGGTGTCGAGCCCCATACGAACGGGTAGAGATACTGGTAGATCTGAATCTCTTTCTTCAGTACTTCGCGGTCAACGAGCGGAGCCAGCGCATGATGATACGGAATCACGGTCAACTCGAGACGCGACCGGCCGCCGCTGGTCTGCCAATCGCGCGCCTGATCGAAGGAACTGCTCCAGCCCGGGCTGTAGCCGAGCTGATTGGCCGAACCGAGGCTTGCGACGTTTCGAATGAGGCCGCCGGAATAGGTGACCTGCGCCCCGGCATCAACGCCTGACATCGTCGCAATCGAAGCAGCCGGCCGACTCTGGTAAGCGGCCACGCGGTCGGCGACTGAGAAGATCTCCGTAAGATCATTCTGGGGATGCGAGGCTCCTGCATTGCGATGCTGAATCGACTCCCAGGCGGTCTCATAGCCGGCATATAGCTGGGACGGAGCCGGCCAATAGACCGGCTGTTCGAGGTGCCAGAGGTAAGTCGTATGCACCGGCGCCGCCATAGCGCAAGCCATACCGAAGAGCAAAACGGATAGTATGATCTTCATCGATTCAAGTGAGGCATGAGGGGGTATCCACTGTACAATTTAGTCAATTGGTCGCGGATACGCAATGCCGAAGTGAACCGGACCCCCGCGGGGACCGTCAACGAGGTTGGCCTCCAAAATGGCGATGAACGGCATTCCCGAGGCTGCCGCCACTGGACCTACGGAGGGTACTAAATGGCTGATATTCGACATGTTATAGTTTATCGCAAATGGTAAGGTGAACAGATATTCGGCTTGACATTGTGACATGATTTACGATAAATTAGGTTCGACGCTCTACTTATCTCTGACTCATGTCTCGTTGCGCCCGCTCGTTCCGGCGCGATGACACTGTGATGCTCTCCTACCCGCTCCGATGACTATACTTCCGCGACATTTTGTCCTGCTTTTTGTGACCGCAATTATCACGTGCTTTTGCGGCCTTGGCGCCGTCACGTATGCGGCTGAGTTCTCGCCGGAGTTGGACTCTCAACTCTCCTCGCGTGGCGCTGATGACTGGGTCAGCGCCATTGTCGTATTGGAAAGCCCACTCGACATCCGCGCGCTGGACGAGCGACTGCATGCGGAGCAGGCGCCATTAGCCAAGCGGCATCGGGAGGTCCTGGAGGCCCTGCGGTACAACGCGGCGACCACGCAACCGGCGTTCCTGCGCGAACTCGAGGCGGCCAAGTCCACGGGCGATGTGATCGGTTTCACGACGTACTGGATCGAAAACCTGATCGTAGTCCGAGCGCGTCCGGCTTTCCTGAATGCATGGCGCGGCCGCGCGGACATTCGCTTCGCAACGGAGAACTTTATCCCCGAGTTGATCGAGGATGAGGTCATCTCGAGCGGGAGATCCCGGCGCGCGCGGCGCGAAACCCTCGACAGCAACGAAACCACGAGCGGGCTGGACGCGATCGGCGCGACGCGGGTCTTCAGCGAGTTGGGAATCAGCGGCGAGGGTGTACTGGTGGCCACCGTTGATGGCGGAGTGGATGTCACCCATCCGGCCCTGAATTCCCGATGGCGCGGCTGGAGTGCGCCGTTGAATGAGTGCTGGTTCGATGCCCTGGGCGCGAGTCCCAACATTCCCGCCGATGTGCAGGGGCACGGCACCCATGTCATGGGTACCCTGTGCGGACGGGAGTTCCTCGCGGGCGATACGCTGACGGTCGGTGTCGCGCCCAATGCGCAGTGGATCGCCACCAACGCGGTGGGTCAGACCGGAGGCGAGGAATTGGATAATGACATCCTGGCGGCGTTTCAATGGCTGGCCGATCCCGACGGTAATTCGCTGACAACGGCCGACGTTCCCGACGTGATCCAGAATTCCTGGGGCGTGAACGGTGCGCTGGGATATTCACAGTGTTTCGACTTCTGGAACAGCGCGATCCTGAATTGCGAGGCCGCCGGACCCGTCGTCGTCTTCAGTGCGGGGAATGACGGGACCTCGGGTTTACGCAGCCCGGCTACTTATGAAATCAGCGAAACCCAAATGTTCGCGGTGGGCGCCGTGGATGTTGAGCATTACCCCGCGCCGTATCCACTGGCCAGCTTCTCCAGTCAGGGACCGACGCCGTGCCAGCCGAATCCGGGCGCGATCAAGCCGGAAATCGTCGCTCCGGGTGTCAACGTGTATTCGTCCGATCTGTTCGGACAGTACCAGCAGCGCAGCGGGACCTCGATGGCCGGACCCCATGTGGCGGGAACCATCGCGTTGATGCGCGAGGCCTGCCCCGAATGCGACCATACGACGCTCAAACAGCTCTTGATGAATACCGCGCTGGATGACGGATACGGCGCGATGGGTCCGGACAACCAGTTCGGGGCCGGATTTCTCGATGCGTATGCCGCGGTCGTCGCGACGCTCGGATACGGTCGTGTTCAGGGATATGTGCGGACCGCGTTCGGACAGCCGATCGCCGGCGCGCTGGTAAGAAACCCCGCCGGGACGGAGAATTCTTATAGCCAAACGGCCGGCGACTATAGCATCGCGTTGCCGCCGGGAGACTACGCGCTGGAGTTCTCGCACTTCGGTTTTGAAACGCTAACCGGCCCGTCGGTCAACGTGGTCAGTGGCTTAACCACGGATCTGGACGTCACGCTGGTTGGGCTGCCGACGTTTCTTGTGTTCGGAACCGTCACTTGCTACGAGTACCCGGCCGCGGGCGCCATCGTGGAAGTGATGAATCAGGCGGCGGTCCGCGACACGACCGATTCGCTCGGTCAGTATCAATTGCAACTGCCCGCCGGAGTGTACGACTTTCGGGCGTGGGCGGCGGGGTGCGACACCATGCTGCTCGCCAATGTGCCGCTCGGCGGCGGAAGTCTGCCGCTGGATTTTCCGCTGCAACACGATCCGCAATACAGCTGCTCGGCAGCGGACACCGCCGGATACTCGGTATGTGAAGACGGCGACTTTGGCGGTCCGATTTTCAGCTGGCTGGAAATTTCGCCGATGGCCGGCGGCCCGGGGACGCCGACCGGACTGGTCGGCGATGACCAGGCCTTCGGATTTGCGCTGCCGTTTACCTTCCGCATCTACGGACAGGATTTCGAGACGGTTTACATTTCGACCAACGGAATCCTCAGCTTTGATTCCTCCTCGATTCTGCACAACAACCGGCCGTTGCCGGTGGCCGACCTCGGCCATGCCTGCGTGGTCTATTGGGATGATTTCTACCCGTTGAGCGGGGGCGGCGATATCAGCTACTACTATTTCTCCGCCGCGAACGCCTTCATCGTCGAGTGGTACAATCTCGAACACTTCCCGGGCGGACCGCCTCGCGAGACGTTTCAGGTGTGGCTCTATAACGTTGCCACGAATCCGGGACCGAATGGCGACAGTCAAGTCCGCTACCAGTATGCGACCGTCGATGCGGCCAGCTCAACGACAATCGGGCTGCAGAACGGCACGACCCTCGCGAATCAATACTCGCACCTGGGTGAGCTGCAGGTGAATGCTCAGGGCGTGCGGAGTGGACGTGTGCTGACGTTCGGCGGATTCCAGCCGATCGGCGGTACCATTCAAGGTATCGTGCAAGATTGCTTCGGTGCGGCTGCGGACTCCGCCATCGTCGTCTTTCCGGGTTCGAGCTTCGGCCCCGTGACCTGCGACGCATTCGGATTCTATTCGATCGGATTGTCACCCGATATCTATCAGGTACGCGCCCTGAAGCCGCCGTGCTCCAGTGCCTTGGTCAGTGATGTCCCGGTCAACTCCGCGCAAACGGTCACCGTGAACCTGATCTTGAATCCGCCACCGGTGATTCAGGGGATGGTGACGGACTGTCAGGGCGGACCGGCCGCGTTTGCCAGCGTCACATTGCCGGGAACGGAATACCCGGTCGCGATCACGGATACACTCGGCTTCTATTCATTTTCGGTGGCCACGGGTGTGTACGTCGTCCGGGCCGACAACGCCTTCTGCTCGTTTGCCCTATCGGACACGACCGTGCTCGATGACGGCCAAACGACGACGATCAACCTCAGCTTGGAGGCGCCACCGCGGATTCAGGGACAGGTCTGGCATTGTGCGGGAGGTCCGGCGGTCAGCGCCGTCGTGTCACTGCCCGGATTCGGCTACATGGATGTGGCAACCGACAGCAGTGGTGCCTATGCATTCACCGTCGCAAACGGTTCCTATCTGGTCCGCGCCGACAACCCCATTTGTTCACCGACGCAATCCGCGGATTTCTCGATTCAGGATCGCGACACGATAACCATCGACCTGACGTTGGCGCCGCCGCCGGCGCTGGCGGGCACGGTCACGGATTGCTTCGGAATGCCCGCCGCCTATGCCACGGTCACGTTTCCGGGCAGCGAGTTCTTCGGGGTCATCGCCGATAGTCTCGGACAATGGCAGGTCGAAGTGCTGCCGGACACGTATCGCGTGAAGGCGGACAACGACGCGTGCTCGTCCGTCCTGTCCGGTGATGTCGTCGCCGTTGACGGAGACACTGCGGTCGTCAATCTCATCTTGAGACCGCCTCCGGCCATTGCCGGTTTTGTCAACGATTGCCGAGGCGGACCGGCTACCGGCTGCTCCGTCGCGATTTCCGGTACGCTGGCATCGTCCGCGTCCACCGACGCTAACGGATACTTCTTCCTGCCGGTGACGGACGATACGTTCACCATTGCGGCGGACAACGCCTGGTGCTCAGTCTCGCAGCTCGAAGGCGTGATCGCGTTCGACAATGACACGACACTCGTGGGCATTACGCTGCGCAACCCGGCGGGGATCGGCGGTGCGATTCTCGATTGCGCGGGTGGTCCTGCCGCGAACGCGGCCGTCGAAATCGTCGCGGATTCGACGGTTTACGCCCTGACCGATAGCGCCGGCCTGTTCTACGCTGCGCTCTATCCGGGACGTTATGTGGTGACGGCAGACAACGCCGTGTGTTCAAGAATCACTTCGGATACCCTCCTGCTGCAAGACGGTGATTCGCTTCGCGTAGATCTCACGCTCGCTCCGCCGCCGAGAATCCAGGGGACGATTAGTCTCTGCACCGGCGGACCGGCGGCAAACGCAACGGTGAGTCTGATGGACACCAGCTTGCCCGTCATCATGACCAATGTGGCTGGCTTCTATTTCTTCGAAGTACTTCCGGATTCCTACGCGGTCGTCGCGGAGAACACTACGTGCTCGGCGGTCGAAGCCGCGGCCGTGTATGTTGCCGACGGAAGCACGACCACCGTGGACCTCGTCCTCGAACCGGCCGCGACGATCGACGGCTATGTGCTGGGCTGCGACGGCCTGCCCGCGGATGGTGCGAACGTCGATTTGAATACCAGTCCACCGCGAAACCTGCTGACTGACTACGCCGGATATTTCAGTTTCGCGCAAATTCCCGCGGGAAATTACCGGGTGTTCGCGCAGATGGCGGGCTGTCGGCCGGATTCCGTCGCGGGTCTATTGGTAAGTCCCGGACAGACATTGAGCACGCAGATTACGCTGGTCGTGGATTCCGGATATCAGTGCTACACTCCCGGCCTGCCCGGTTACGAGGTCTGCGAAGATGTCGATCCCGAGGGGCCGGTATTTAACTGGCGCGCGATTACCCCGGCCGAAGGCGGCGCGGGAACGCTTGTGGCCGGACTCACCGACGACAACTACGCGGGGCCAATCCCGCTCCCCTTTGCATTCAAGCTCTATGGCACAAGTCATACGCAATGCTATGTCGGATCAAACGGCGTCGTGTCGTTTGGCAGCGGAGTGAGCTTCGCTTATGATAATTGCCTGCCCCAGCCCGCGCTCGCGGCGGGTCTCTATGCCTGTTGGGACGATCTCGATCCGACGGTGGGCAGCCCGCAGGTTGCCACCCGGTACGATGCGACGGAACATGTCTTTGTCATCGAATACTATCGGGTCTCGCGTTGCTGCGACAGCACGGCGCCCCGGACGTTCGAAATCGTACTGTTTGACGAGGCGGTCTATCCGACGGCGACTGGCGATAACGACATATTGTTCCAATACAATTCGCCGCTGAGTTTCCCGGAGTCGATTACGGCGGGCATTCAGAACGCCGGAGGAGCGCAGTCGTTTACGCACCTGTGCACGGGTGTGCCCGGGTCGCGCGCCGCCGGAATCGCGCCCGGCCGGGCCATCCGGTTTTCCACCGGCCCCGGGTTTGCGGATGTGGATATTTCAGTCAGCCCGCTCGACATCTCGCAGGCCGTGCCGCTCGGCGGAGCCGCGAATCAAGTCGTGCAAGTCTGTAATCTCGGTTCGGCAACGCCGCTGACCTGGACGCTGAACTTCTATCAGCACGAGCCGCCGGTCGTGCTGACGATTCCCGTGCACGAGCCGATTCGCGAGGCCGAGCGCGGGTCGCGGACGATCGACAATCAGGGCGGACCGGACGGCGGTGGCTATTCGTGGAAAGACTCTAATGAGCCGGACGGACCGGTCTATCACTGGGTCGAATTGCGCAACCGGGGCGTGAACACCGGACTGCACGACAACAACGCCTACGTGTCCGTGCCGCTCCCATGGCCCTTCCCGCTCTACAACGATGTCTTCACGACTGCGTACATCTCCACGAACGGAAACGTGCACTTCGCGAATGCATCGACGGAGGCGTTGAATCGCCCGCTGCCGACAGCGGCAAGCCCGAACGCGCTGCTGGCGGTATTCTGGGACGATCTCTCGGACTCGACGTTCGGTCGGATCTGGTATCTGAATGATTCGTTGAACAACCGCTTCATTGTCGAGTGGGATTCCATCGGCCGGGACCGGCAGGCCGGCGCGTACACCTTTGAGTGCATGCTCTACCGGAACGGGCAAATCGTGTATCAATACAAGTCGCTGGCTGGTTCCGTGACTTCCGCGTCGATCGGTATCGAAGACCGGTTCGGAACCACCGGGACACAGATTGCTCACAACCAGGCCTACGTGACGGCGAATCTGGCCATTCGTCTGGCAACGTTCGCGCAGTGGTTGCGCATCCCCGGTTCGAACAGCGGAACACTGCAACCGGGGCAGTGCGTCGATGTTGCACTGGATTTCCGCGCGGGGACGCTGCCTGCGAACGTGTACACCGGCGAGGCCGTGGTCGAAAGCAATGATCCGGATGAAAATCCCATCGTGATTCCGATCGAGTTTGCGGTTGGCGCGCTGCCCGTACCGGACCGACTGACTATTTCACGCGAAGCAGCGACCGGCCAGATCAGCTTGCGCTGGCAATCAACGACCGCTCCTTACTACCGCGTGTTTTCAGCGGCAATGCCGGATGGGCCGTTTGACACGATTGAGGGAACCACGACTTCTACGACCATGACGTTGCCGGATCCGGGAGCCGCAATTCGCTTCTACATTGTCGTCTCGCGGGATCAGCCGTAGAATTCGCTACTATTTGAGAGGAACAAAGGCCGCAGCGTCGCTGCGGCCTTTGTCTTATCGTCACCCACGATCTGAGTCAGCGTTCGAGCAGTGCAAGCACTTCAATTGATGCCGTCTGCGGAAAGAAGTCGAACGGCGTAATCTCGACGGGGTGAAAGCCGCTGGAAGTCAGGACCCGCAGATCACGCCCAAGTCGCGCGGGGTTGCAGGAAAGATAGCAGATGCGCCGGACCGGTGACTTGAGCAGGCGCTCGAGGATCGCGGGATGCACGCCGCTGGCCGGTGGGTCGAGAATCACGAGATCGCCGCCGCCAATGCGAGCGGCAAAGGAGTTAATGGTGTCGCGGAGATCACCGGGCACGAAATCGGGACCGGTGATTCCCCGCCGCTCCGCGAATTCCATGAATGCCGTCCGGGAGTGAGCAGACTGCTCGGCAACGGTGACTGGACAGCGTCCGGCGGATGCGGCAATCCCGAGCGCGCCGTACCCGCCGTAGAGGTCCCAAATGCGTGAAAGCCGTTCCGTTGTGAAGCGCTCCGCGATGCGCGCATGAACCAACTCCGCGGCGGCAGCATTGACCTGACAGAAAGCGAGGGGCGGCAGCTCGATCGGGTCGGCGCCGTGGCGCGTGAGCATCGGGTGCGAGCGCCCGGGCGTGAAACCGGCAAGCGATGAATTCGGAATGCCCGCGGAATTCCCGCGAACCGTCCAGATTCCTCCGGACAGCTCCGGCAATTCGAGCCGCGACTCCCACGCGCGATGCG contains the following coding sequences:
- a CDS encoding carboxypeptidase regulatory-like domain-containing protein, which encodes MTILPRHFVLLFVTAIITCFCGLGAVTYAAEFSPELDSQLSSRGADDWVSAIVVLESPLDIRALDERLHAEQAPLAKRHREVLEALRYNAATTQPAFLRELEAAKSTGDVIGFTTYWIENLIVVRARPAFLNAWRGRADIRFATENFIPELIEDEVISSGRSRRARRETLDSNETTSGLDAIGATRVFSELGISGEGVLVATVDGGVDVTHPALNSRWRGWSAPLNECWFDALGASPNIPADVQGHGTHVMGTLCGREFLAGDTLTVGVAPNAQWIATNAVGQTGGEELDNDILAAFQWLADPDGNSLTTADVPDVIQNSWGVNGALGYSQCFDFWNSAILNCEAAGPVVVFSAGNDGTSGLRSPATYEISETQMFAVGAVDVEHYPAPYPLASFSSQGPTPCQPNPGAIKPEIVAPGVNVYSSDLFGQYQQRSGTSMAGPHVAGTIALMREACPECDHTTLKQLLMNTALDDGYGAMGPDNQFGAGFLDAYAAVVATLGYGRVQGYVRTAFGQPIAGALVRNPAGTENSYSQTAGDYSIALPPGDYALEFSHFGFETLTGPSVNVVSGLTTDLDVTLVGLPTFLVFGTVTCYEYPAAGAIVEVMNQAAVRDTTDSLGQYQLQLPAGVYDFRAWAAGCDTMLLANVPLGGGSLPLDFPLQHDPQYSCSAADTAGYSVCEDGDFGGPIFSWLEISPMAGGPGTPTGLVGDDQAFGFALPFTFRIYGQDFETVYISTNGILSFDSSSILHNNRPLPVADLGHACVVYWDDFYPLSGGGDISYYYFSAANAFIVEWYNLEHFPGGPPRETFQVWLYNVATNPGPNGDSQVRYQYATVDAASSTTIGLQNGTTLANQYSHLGELQVNAQGVRSGRVLTFGGFQPIGGTIQGIVQDCFGAAADSAIVVFPGSSFGPVTCDAFGFYSIGLSPDIYQVRALKPPCSSALVSDVPVNSAQTVTVNLILNPPPVIQGMVTDCQGGPAAFASVTLPGTEYPVAITDTLGFYSFSVATGVYVVRADNAFCSFALSDTTVLDDGQTTTINLSLEAPPRIQGQVWHCAGGPAVSAVVSLPGFGYMDVATDSSGAYAFTVANGSYLVRADNPICSPTQSADFSIQDRDTITIDLTLAPPPALAGTVTDCFGMPAAYATVTFPGSEFFGVIADSLGQWQVEVLPDTYRVKADNDACSSVLSGDVVAVDGDTAVVNLILRPPPAIAGFVNDCRGGPATGCSVAISGTLASSASTDANGYFFLPVTDDTFTIAADNAWCSVSQLEGVIAFDNDTTLVGITLRNPAGIGGAILDCAGGPAANAAVEIVADSTVYALTDSAGLFYAALYPGRYVVTADNAVCSRITSDTLLLQDGDSLRVDLTLAPPPRIQGTISLCTGGPAANATVSLMDTSLPVIMTNVAGFYFFEVLPDSYAVVAENTTCSAVEAAAVYVADGSTTTVDLVLEPAATIDGYVLGCDGLPADGANVDLNTSPPRNLLTDYAGYFSFAQIPAGNYRVFAQMAGCRPDSVAGLLVSPGQTLSTQITLVVDSGYQCYTPGLPGYEVCEDVDPEGPVFNWRAITPAEGGAGTLVAGLTDDNYAGPIPLPFAFKLYGTSHTQCYVGSNGVVSFGSGVSFAYDNCLPQPALAAGLYACWDDLDPTVGSPQVATRYDATEHVFVIEYYRVSRCCDSTAPRTFEIVLFDEAVYPTATGDNDILFQYNSPLSFPESITAGIQNAGGAQSFTHLCTGVPGSRAAGIAPGRAIRFSTGPGFADVDISVSPLDISQAVPLGGAANQVVQVCNLGSATPLTWTLNFYQHEPPVVLTIPVHEPIREAERGSRTIDNQGGPDGGGYSWKDSNEPDGPVYHWVELRNRGVNTGLHDNNAYVSVPLPWPFPLYNDVFTTAYISTNGNVHFANASTEALNRPLPTAASPNALLAVFWDDLSDSTFGRIWYLNDSLNNRFIVEWDSIGRDRQAGAYTFECMLYRNGQIVYQYKSLAGSVTSASIGIEDRFGTTGTQIAHNQAYVTANLAIRLATFAQWLRIPGSNSGTLQPGQCVDVALDFRAGTLPANVYTGEAVVESNDPDENPIVIPIEFAVGALPVPDRLTISREAATGQISLRWQSTTAPYYRVFSAAMPDGPFDTIEGTTTSTTMTLPDPGAAIRFYIVVSRDQP